CTCACGGAGACTGAGACCTATGACCACGCCTGACATTCGTGTCGAGAAGGGCCACGCCGAGCCCGAGGAAGTCGCCGCGATCACGGCGATCCTGCTGGCTCGCGCGGCCGCCGCGCCTGCGGAGACCCCGGCTCACCGTCCGTTGCCTAAGGCCGGGTGGCGTCGGCTGGAGCGCGAGGG
The nucleotide sequence above comes from Streptomyces sp. N50. Encoded proteins:
- a CDS encoding acyl-CoA carboxylase subunit epsilon, whose translation is MTTPDIRVEKGHAEPEEVAAITAILLARAAAAPAETPAHRPLPKAGWRRLEREGGFRAPHSWH